One window of the Mycobacterium sp. SVM_VP21 genome contains the following:
- a CDS encoding LLM class F420-dependent oxidoreductase, protein MTIRLGYQIPNFSYGTPVSELFPTVIAQAREAEAAGFDAVFVMDHFYQLPMLGSPDQPMLEAYTALGALATATERVQLGTLVTGNTYRNPTLLAKIITTLDVVSAGRAILGIGTGWFELEHDQLGFEFGTFTDRFNRLDEALQIILPMIKGERPTFDGQWYHTREAMAEPRFRDHIPLLIGGSGEKKTIPLAARHFDHLNLITGFDELPTKIAAVRRSCEEIGRDPATLETSQLLTVIAGENATADQIPAELSQRMVVGSPESIAEQVKTKVLDAGVGGVIFNMPVYTPGVIAETGAALRTVLDA, encoded by the coding sequence GTGACAATTCGCCTCGGCTACCAGATCCCCAACTTCTCCTACGGCACGCCCGTTTCGGAGCTGTTCCCCACCGTCATCGCACAGGCCCGCGAGGCCGAGGCCGCCGGGTTCGACGCGGTCTTCGTGATGGACCACTTCTACCAACTGCCCATGCTCGGCTCCCCCGACCAGCCGATGCTCGAGGCCTACACCGCCCTCGGCGCGCTGGCCACCGCGACCGAACGAGTCCAGCTGGGCACACTGGTCACCGGCAACACCTACCGCAACCCGACCCTGCTGGCCAAGATCATCACCACCCTCGATGTGGTCAGCGCCGGCCGCGCAATCCTCGGTATCGGCACCGGATGGTTCGAGCTCGAACACGACCAATTGGGTTTCGAGTTCGGCACTTTCACCGACCGGTTCAACCGGCTCGACGAGGCCCTGCAGATCATCCTGCCGATGATCAAAGGCGAGCGGCCCACCTTCGACGGCCAGTGGTATCACACCCGCGAGGCGATGGCCGAACCCCGCTTCCGGGACCACATTCCGCTACTGATCGGGGGTAGCGGTGAGAAGAAAACGATCCCGCTCGCGGCGCGCCACTTCGACCACCTCAACCTCATCACCGGATTCGACGAGTTGCCCACGAAGATAGCGGCTGTGCGGCGCAGCTGCGAGGAGATCGGGCGCGATCCGGCCACCCTGGAAACCAGCCAGTTGCTCACCGTGATAGCCGGCGAGAACGCCACCGCCGACCAGATCCCCGCCGAGCTGAGTCAGCGGATGGTGGTCGGCAGCCCGGAATCAATCGCGGAACAGGTCAAGACCAAGGTGCTCGATGCCGGCGTCGGCGGGGTGATCTTCAACATGCCGGTCTACACCCCCGGAGTGATCGCCGAAACCGGCGCGGCGTTGCGCACTGTGCTCGACGCCTGA
- a CDS encoding type II toxin-antitoxin system VapC family toxin has translation MVIDTSALVAMLSDEPEAEQFEADVEADPIRLMSSASYLEASIVIESRFGEPGGRELDLWLHRAAVDLVAVDAAQADVARVAYRTYGKGRHRAALNYGDCFSYALAKVSGQPLLFKGDDFGYTDVSAVNPLRG, from the coding sequence ATGGTGATCGATACCTCGGCTCTAGTGGCGATGTTGAGCGACGAGCCGGAAGCCGAACAATTCGAGGCCGACGTCGAGGCCGACCCGATCCGACTGATGTCGTCTGCGTCCTACCTGGAAGCTTCCATCGTGATCGAATCCCGGTTCGGCGAGCCGGGCGGCCGCGAGTTGGACCTGTGGCTGCATCGCGCCGCGGTCGACCTCGTCGCCGTCGACGCCGCCCAAGCCGACGTCGCCCGTGTCGCCTACCGCACCTATGGCAAGGGACGCCATCGGGCCGCCCTGAATTACGGCGACTGCTTCTCCTACGCGCTGGCCAAGGTCAGCGGTCAGCCGCTGCTGTTCAAAGGCGACGACTTCGGCTACACCGACGTCAGCGCGGTCAACCCTCTTCGCGGCTAG